In Wenyingzhuangia fucanilytica, the following are encoded in one genomic region:
- the tsaB gene encoding tRNA (adenosine(37)-N6)-threonylcarbamoyltransferase complex dimerization subunit type 1 TsaB — protein sequence MALILNIETSTKNCSISLAKDGICLYLKEENNGDYSHAEKLHVFIEDALKSENIKATDLDAIAVGKGPGSYTGLRIGVSTAKGLAYAINKPLISVDTLKALAKSIRIEQGIIVPMIDARRLEVYSAVFNQNYEYSRNPEAEIIDETSYQNLLNEQSVYFLGDGAAKCKDLIKHKNAVFIDEKFPSAKEMAVLAEEKYQNKSFEDTAYFEPFYLKDFMVTPQKNKL from the coding sequence ATGGCATTGATCCTAAATATAGAAACCTCTACCAAAAACTGCTCTATAAGCCTAGCAAAAGATGGTATTTGTCTTTATTTAAAAGAAGAGAATAACGGAGACTACTCACACGCCGAAAAGCTACATGTTTTTATAGAAGATGCTTTAAAATCCGAAAACATTAAGGCAACAGATTTAGATGCTATTGCCGTAGGTAAAGGTCCTGGATCATATACAGGTTTAAGAATTGGTGTTTCTACTGCAAAAGGATTGGCTTATGCTATTAACAAACCATTAATTTCTGTAGATACTTTAAAAGCTTTAGCTAAAAGTATTCGTATTGAACAAGGAATTATTGTTCCTATGATTGATGCAAGAAGATTAGAAGTATATAGCGCTGTTTTTAATCAGAACTACGAATACAGTAGAAATCCAGAAGCAGAAATTATTGATGAAACTTCTTATCAAAACTTATTAAACGAGCAATCTGTTTATTTTTTAGGAGATGGAGCTGCTAAATGTAAAGACCTCATTAAACATAAAAATGCTGTTTTTATTGATGAAAAATTTCCATCTGCAAAAGAAATGGCTGTTTTAGCCGAAGAAAAATATCAAAATAAATCTTTTGAAGATACAGCCTATTTTGAACCGTTTTATTTGAAAGATTTTATGGTAACCCCTCAAAAAAATAAACTTTAA
- a CDS encoding pyridoxal phosphate-dependent aminotransferase encodes MKQVLSDRITSLPASATLAMAAKARELKTAGKDIISLSLGEPDFNTPDYIKDAAIQAINDNYNSYSPVDGYADLKEAISLKFKRDNNLDYKPSQIVVSTGAKQSLANITQVLLNPGDEVLLPAPYWVSYSALGILGGATFKEIPSTIENDFKITPEQLEEAISPKTKLIFFNSPNNPSGTVYTEEDYRALAAVLEKYPDIYIVSDEIYEHINYGTPNFSIACIPSMYDRTITVNGLAKAFAMTGWRIGYIGAPEWIAKACTKMQGQITSGTNCIAQRAAITALSEPVSRIDYMVVEFEKRRNMMLELLGEIEGFKLNVPKGAFYIFPDVSAFLGKTIKGHAINTAADFSMLLLEEANVATVSGEDFGAPTCIRISYAASEAQLREAVARIKSVLS; translated from the coding sequence GAATTACGAGTTTACCAGCATCTGCTACATTAGCAATGGCTGCAAAAGCAAGAGAGTTAAAAACAGCTGGAAAAGATATCATTAGCTTAAGCTTAGGAGAACCAGATTTTAACACTCCAGATTATATTAAAGATGCAGCTATTCAAGCTATTAACGACAACTATAATTCTTATAGTCCAGTTGATGGTTATGCTGATTTAAAAGAGGCAATTTCTTTAAAGTTTAAAAGAGATAATAATTTAGATTATAAGCCTAGTCAAATTGTTGTTTCTACAGGAGCAAAACAATCTTTGGCAAATATTACTCAAGTTTTGTTAAACCCAGGAGATGAGGTTTTGTTGCCTGCACCTTATTGGGTTTCTTATTCTGCATTAGGGATTTTAGGTGGAGCTACTTTTAAAGAAATTCCTTCTACTATTGAAAATGATTTTAAAATTACTCCTGAGCAATTAGAAGAAGCGATCTCTCCTAAAACTAAATTAATTTTCTTTAACTCTCCAAACAACCCAAGTGGAACTGTTTATACAGAGGAAGATTATAGAGCTTTGGCAGCAGTATTAGAAAAGTATCCAGATATTTATATTGTTTCTGATGAAATCTATGAACACATCAATTACGGAACACCAAACTTTAGTATTGCTTGTATTCCATCTATGTACGATAGAACGATTACTGTAAACGGATTGGCAAAAGCATTTGCAATGACAGGTTGGAGAATTGGATATATTGGAGCGCCAGAGTGGATTGCAAAAGCTTGTACAAAAATGCAAGGGCAAATTACTTCAGGAACTAACTGTATCGCTCAAAGAGCTGCAATTACTGCATTATCAGAGCCTGTTTCAAGAATTGACTACATGGTAGTTGAGTTTGAAAAAAGAAGAAACATGATGTTAGAATTGTTAGGTGAAATTGAAGGATTTAAATTAAATGTTCCTAAAGGAGCTTTTTATATCTTCCCTGATGTTTCTGCTTTCTTAGGAAAAACAATTAAAGGTCATGCAATTAATACAGCAGCAGATTTTTCTATGTTGTTGTTAGAAGAGGCTAATGTTGCTACCGTATCTGGTGAAGATTTTGGAGCACCAACATGTATACGTATTTCTTATGCAGCTTCTGAAGCGCAATTAAGAGAGGCAGTAGCTAGAATTAAATCAGTATTGTCATAA
- a CDS encoding inorganic phosphate transporter, with protein sequence MEDVYFLMIIALAVLATIDLVVGVSNDAVNFLNSAIGSKAITPKKIMIIASIGVLVGAVTSSGMMEVARKGIFVPSQFYFDEIMYIFMAVMITDILLLDIFNTLGMPTSTTVSIVFELLGAAVAMALIKISGDDSKNIADIWQYINHEKALLIIFGILLSVAISFTVGALVQFLSRIVYSFNLNDKKSYINAIFGGLAITAITYFIFVKGMKGTPYYSNTKHLIEGQTFNILVLGFLGWTLISQLLISLFKIDILKVIIGIGTFSLAMAFSGNDLVNFVGVPIAAWNSFQAWSVSGIAANEFSMGILAEKVPSNPLLLVFAGGVMVVTLWFSKKAKTVIETGVNLSRQGDGHEKFEPNPASRGIVRFGMLINTGINFFIPQKTRKYIDSRFERPSIVISKNKSYEVPAFDMVRASINLVVAGILISIGTSLKLPLSTTYVTFMVAMGTSLADRAWGRESAVYRIAGVLSVIGGWFLTAIVAFTFAAIVAFLINLGGPLMIAILLLTVLFLIGRNYVKHSQKEKEKEAKKAIKKETIDTINGVINESSDHIIQVLGRVQKLYSNVVNNLADQNLDKLKKNDKHVNKLNQEIDELRNDVFYFIKSLEKSSVEASKFYISVLGYLEDISQSISYISKISYKHVNNNHKPLNKEQISDLKAIMKGLDAVLTDISLVLKEQNFDELSIILEKKQALLENVSDSLGKQIDRIRTVETSPKNTTLHFGIIMESKDLIMALINLSELINEIQSNVKR encoded by the coding sequence ATGGAAGACGTGTATTTTTTAATGATCATTGCTTTGGCTGTATTAGCCACAATAGATTTAGTAGTTGGTGTTAGTAATGATGCCGTTAACTTTTTAAATTCAGCAATTGGATCTAAGGCAATAACGCCAAAAAAGATAATGATTATTGCAAGTATAGGTGTACTTGTAGGTGCTGTTACTTCTAGCGGAATGATGGAAGTAGCCCGTAAAGGAATTTTTGTTCCAAGTCAATTTTATTTTGATGAAATCATGTACATATTTATGGCTGTAATGATTACAGACATTTTGTTACTCGATATCTTTAACACCTTGGGAATGCCTACTTCTACTACAGTTTCTATTGTATTTGAATTATTAGGAGCTGCTGTTGCTATGGCATTGATTAAAATATCTGGAGATGACTCAAAAAACATCGCTGATATTTGGCAATACATCAACCATGAAAAAGCCTTGCTTATTATTTTTGGAATTCTGCTCTCTGTAGCTATTTCCTTTACAGTAGGAGCATTAGTTCAATTCTTATCTAGAATTGTATACTCTTTTAACTTAAACGATAAAAAATCTTATATCAACGCTATCTTTGGTGGTTTGGCTATTACTGCAATTACATATTTCATTTTTGTAAAAGGAATGAAAGGAACGCCTTATTACTCAAACACAAAACACTTAATTGAAGGACAAACTTTTAATATTCTTGTTCTTGGATTTTTAGGTTGGACCTTAATCTCGCAATTACTTATAAGTCTTTTTAAAATTGATATTTTAAAAGTAATTATTGGTATCGGAACCTTTTCTTTAGCCATGGCTTTCTCTGGAAACGACTTGGTAAACTTTGTAGGGGTACCAATTGCCGCATGGAACTCTTTCCAAGCGTGGTCTGTTTCTGGTATAGCTGCCAATGAATTCTCTATGGGAATTTTAGCAGAAAAAGTACCTTCTAACCCACTATTATTAGTATTTGCTGGAGGGGTGATGGTTGTTACCTTATGGTTTTCTAAAAAAGCAAAAACTGTTATTGAAACTGGAGTAAACTTATCTAGACAAGGTGATGGACATGAAAAGTTTGAACCTAACCCAGCATCTAGAGGGATTGTTAGATTTGGTATGTTAATCAATACAGGAATAAACTTTTTTATTCCTCAAAAAACTAGAAAATATATAGATTCAAGATTCGAAAGACCTTCTATTGTCATCTCTAAAAACAAGAGCTACGAAGTTCCTGCTTTTGATATGGTAAGAGCCTCTATTAACTTAGTTGTTGCAGGTATTTTAATTTCTATAGGTACTTCTTTAAAACTGCCTTTATCTACTACTTACGTTACATTTATGGTAGCTATGGGTACTTCTTTGGCTGATAGAGCTTGGGGAAGAGAAAGTGCTGTTTATAGAATTGCAGGGGTATTAAGCGTAATTGGTGGTTGGTTCTTAACTGCTATTGTAGCCTTTACTTTTGCTGCTATTGTTGCTTTCCTAATCAATTTAGGAGGACCATTAATGATTGCTATTTTACTTTTAACAGTTCTTTTCTTAATTGGAAGAAACTACGTTAAACACTCTCAAAAAGAAAAAGAAAAAGAAGCTAAAAAAGCTATCAAAAAAGAAACTATAGACACGATTAACGGAGTAATTAATGAAAGCTCTGATCACATTATACAAGTATTAGGTAGAGTACAAAAACTTTACTCTAATGTGGTAAATAACTTAGCTGATCAAAACTTAGACAAGCTAAAGAAAAATGACAAGCACGTTAACAAATTAAATCAAGAAATTGACGAGTTGCGTAATGATGTTTTCTATTTTATCAAATCTTTAGAGAAAAGTTCTGTTGAAGCAAGTAAGTTCTACATTTCTGTATTAGGATATTTAGAAGATATTTCTCAATCTATTAGCTATATTTCTAAAATTAGCTACAAGCACGTTAATAACAATCACAAACCTTTAAACAAGGAACAAATCAGTGATTTAAAAGCAATCATGAAAGGATTAGACGCTGTATTAACTGATATTTCTTTGGTTTTAAAAGAACAAAATTTTGATGAGCTTTCTATTATTTTAGAAAAGAAACAAGCTTTATTAGAAAATGTTTCTGACTCTTTAGGAAAACAAATTGATAGAATTAGAACTGTAGAAACAAGTCCAAAAAACACCACTCTACACTTTGGTATTATTATGGAATCTAAAGATTTAATTATGGCATTAATTAATTTATCTGAATTGATTAATGAAATACAATCTAATGTAAAAAGATAA
- a CDS encoding porin, producing the protein MKTAKLFTLLVLTLTISNLSAQKIGKDTFGKGIFNSVAKDSTWSMKFGLRMQYLTSVGLDADANNNFDFDPKNLQTDTKVRRYRLKFDGFVLSPKVKYKIELGMSNNDTGSSNEYTKLGPKLILDAVLKWNFYKNLEIWAGQTKLPGNRERVISSANMQLVDRSILNREFTLDRDMGFQLRNHHTIGKQFLIREVFAITQGEGRNITTGNVGGQQYTSRIEFLPYGTFTSKGDYKGGDLKREPKPKLSVGLTYNHNDRASRQRGSQGSIIELIDDSGSPEDHVFATTDVNTSFVDFMYKHNGYSMMGEFAYRNADDTTIGTNPVKVGKGYNLTAGYLFHNNYEITTRYSQVDYKGIANTKEQYTVGVSKYIVGHALKIQTDLSYTTVDGASDGLQYRLQFEVHF; encoded by the coding sequence ATGAAGACAGCTAAACTATTTACTTTACTCGTTCTAACCTTAACCATCTCAAACTTAAGTGCTCAAAAGATAGGAAAAGACACATTTGGAAAGGGAATTTTTAATTCAGTTGCTAAAGATAGTACTTGGAGCATGAAGTTTGGATTGCGTATGCAATACCTTACTTCTGTAGGTTTGGATGCAGATGCAAACAATAATTTTGACTTTGACCCAAAAAACCTTCAGACAGACACTAAAGTTAGGAGATATAGATTAAAATTTGATGGATTTGTATTAAGCCCAAAGGTTAAATATAAAATTGAATTAGGAATGTCTAACAACGACACAGGATCTTCTAATGAATACACTAAACTTGGCCCTAAGTTGATTTTAGACGCCGTTTTAAAATGGAACTTTTATAAAAACTTAGAAATCTGGGCAGGTCAAACCAAATTACCTGGTAACCGTGAACGTGTAATTTCATCAGCAAACATGCAATTGGTTGACAGATCTATCTTAAACAGAGAGTTTACTTTAGATAGAGATATGGGGTTTCAATTAAGAAACCATCACACCATTGGTAAACAGTTTTTAATTAGAGAAGTTTTTGCCATTACTCAAGGAGAAGGAAGAAACATTACCACTGGAAATGTTGGAGGTCAACAATACACTAGTAGAATAGAATTTTTACCTTATGGAACCTTTACTAGTAAAGGGGATTATAAAGGAGGTGATTTAAAAAGAGAGCCTAAGCCAAAACTATCCGTGGGACTAACCTACAATCACAATGATAGAGCTTCTAGACAAAGAGGAAGTCAAGGAAGTATTATAGAATTAATTGACGATAGTGGAAGCCCAGAAGACCATGTATTTGCTACTACGGATGTAAATACTTCTTTTGTAGATTTTATGTACAAGCACAATGGTTATTCAATGATGGGAGAATTTGCTTATAGAAATGCAGATGACACCACAATAGGTACAAATCCTGTTAAAGTAGGAAAAGGATATAATTTAACTGCAGGATATTTATTTCACAACAACTATGAAATAACGACAAGATATAGTCAAGTAGATTATAAAGGAATTGCCAATACCAAAGAACAATATACAGTTGGAGTCTCTAAATACATTGTAGGACATGCCTTAAAAATTCAAACAGATTTAAGCTATACTACTGTTGATGGTGCTTCGGATGGATTACAATATAGATTACAATTTGAAGTTCATTTTTAG
- a CDS encoding OprO/OprP family phosphate-selective porin, with product MKLNTPVLSFILFFLTNSLFAQDDNDFSLDHDQNIKLISNEKSLNIGGRIMFDNAVFSESNLLNASYAEKQIKSGEQFRRLFFYATGALYSNLEYKLQLNFINGQVGIRDAFIGLKNVPIVGRIRIGQVKEPIRLDVLNSSNYLTFLERSFNTDFMPIRNSGILLMDDYYEHRLSYQLGAFRNSDKNTGNDKIADDSFVVTGRFTGMPIYEQTEFLHLGIAGSYRKYDDHEFNVDAKPEVNLSNISYVAITGLTDVNHVNIVNSEIAYSNKAFNFQGEYMYVDVRRYNSVNHFSTYYGQVSWYLTGEHKQIKNPYSMFNRFRPKHNLSANKSGAWELAFRYSHVDMNHRDVAGGIQDDYTLGLNWYLNPYTRFMFNQIYADVYDKGNANISQLRVQIDF from the coding sequence ATGAAGTTAAATACCCCAGTACTATCCTTTATTTTATTTTTTCTTACAAATTCCCTTTTTGCTCAGGATGATAATGACTTTTCATTAGACCATGATCAAAACATAAAGTTAATATCCAATGAAAAGTCATTGAATATTGGAGGACGAATTATGTTTGACAATGCGGTGTTTTCCGAATCGAATCTGTTAAATGCTTCATATGCAGAAAAGCAAATTAAAAGTGGTGAACAATTTAGAAGATTGTTTTTTTATGCAACGGGGGCGCTTTATTCTAATTTAGAATACAAATTACAGTTGAATTTCATCAATGGTCAAGTAGGAATAAGAGATGCGTTTATAGGGCTTAAAAACGTTCCTATAGTGGGAAGAATTAGAATTGGTCAGGTAAAAGAACCTATTAGGTTAGATGTTTTAAATAGTAGTAACTATTTAACTTTTTTAGAACGTTCTTTTAATACGGATTTTATGCCCATTCGTAATAGTGGAATTTTGTTGATGGATGATTATTACGAACACAGACTTTCTTATCAACTAGGAGCCTTTAGAAATTCAGATAAAAACACTGGGAATGATAAGATTGCTGATGACAGTTTTGTGGTTACAGGAAGGTTTACAGGGATGCCTATTTATGAACAAACAGAGTTTTTACATTTAGGAATTGCTGGTTCTTATAGAAAATATGATGATCATGAGTTTAATGTAGATGCTAAACCAGAGGTAAATTTAAGTAACATTTCTTATGTAGCCATTACAGGCTTAACAGATGTGAATCATGTAAATATTGTTAACTCAGAAATAGCCTATAGTAACAAAGCTTTTAATTTTCAAGGAGAGTATATGTATGTTGATGTTAGACGTTATAATTCTGTAAATCATTTTTCTACCTACTATGGTCAGGTAAGTTGGTATCTTACCGGGGAGCATAAGCAAATAAAGAATCCTTACAGTATGTTCAACCGCTTTAGGCCTAAGCATAATCTTAGTGCGAACAAAAGTGGAGCTTGGGAACTTGCTTTTAGATATTCACACGTAGACATGAATCATAGAGATGTGGCTGGAGGTATTCAAGATGATTATACTCTTGGTTTAAATTGGTATTTAAATCCGTATACAAGATTTATGTTTAATCAGATTTATGCCGATGTTTATGATAAAGGAAATGCAAACATCTCTCAGCTAAGAGTTCAGATAGATTTTTAA